One window from the genome of Paenibacillus azoreducens encodes:
- a CDS encoding ABC transporter permease, with protein sequence MKDKLLHYAFRYGAVVVIIGVIAFFSFRLPYFFTYDNFSDILGSITIVTFVAIGVTLSLVVDGFDLSVGSTVSLTTVGAASLMIWYQQPVYVVIIVSLLAGALIGLLNALLIVKLRIPDLLATLAVMYIVGGLHKTYAQGYNIYNHMEFPDGTKAPGEMSAAFLQLGQGKWLGIPISAILLLIAVAAVHIFLTRTKYGRQMYVTGGNEEAARLSGIKVKKVRTLAYVASGVFAAIGGILYASRVGSGQIDAGSPLLMESVAAVFVGFSVFGAGKPNVIGTFIGSVLIGVLVNGLTMMNMQYFTHDIIKGTVLVLALAVTFYVLNRSKA encoded by the coding sequence ATGAAGGATAAACTTTTGCATTATGCGTTCCGTTATGGGGCGGTCGTGGTTATTATTGGCGTCATCGCGTTTTTTTCGTTTCGGCTTCCTTATTTCTTCACCTACGACAATTTCAGCGACATTCTGGGATCCATCACGATCGTGACATTTGTGGCCATCGGAGTGACGCTTTCGCTTGTCGTGGACGGTTTTGACCTTTCGGTCGGATCAACCGTGTCGCTGACGACCGTAGGCGCCGCGTCGCTGATGATCTGGTATCAGCAGCCCGTCTATGTCGTCATTATCGTCTCTTTGCTTGCAGGCGCGCTGATCGGCCTTCTGAACGCTTTGCTTATCGTCAAGCTGCGCATTCCGGATTTGCTTGCGACGCTTGCGGTGATGTACATTGTCGGAGGACTCCACAAAACCTATGCGCAGGGCTATAATATCTACAACCATATGGAATTTCCAGACGGGACCAAAGCTCCGGGCGAGATGAGCGCGGCCTTTTTACAGCTCGGACAGGGCAAGTGGCTTGGCATTCCGATTTCGGCCATTTTGCTGCTGATCGCGGTGGCGGCCGTTCATATTTTCCTGACACGAACCAAATACGGACGGCAAATGTACGTTACGGGCGGGAATGAAGAAGCTGCGCGTCTTTCGGGGATTAAGGTGAAAAAGGTGCGTACGCTCGCTTACGTCGCTTCCGGGGTTTTTGCGGCGATCGGCGGTATTCTGTATGCTTCGCGCGTCGGTTCGGGACAAATCGATGCAGGCTCCCCGCTGCTGATGGAATCCGTCGCTGCAGTGTTTGTCGGGTTTTCCGTCTTTGGAGCAGGCAAACCCAATGTCATCGGCACCTTTATCGGATCCGTGCTGATCGGCGTGCTAGTGAACGGATTGACGATGATGAACATGCAGTATTTCACGCATGACATTATCAAGGGAACGGTGCTGGTGCTGGCGTTGGCCGTCACTTTTTATGTTTTGAATCGTTCCAAAGCGTAA
- a CDS encoding HU family DNA-binding protein: MNKSELISQVAETAELSKKDATKAVDAVFESIAQALQNGDKVQLVGFGNFEVRERSARKGRNPQTGEEIEIPSSKIPAFKPGKALKDGIK, encoded by the coding sequence ATGAATAAATCCGAATTGATTTCCCAAGTAGCCGAAACAGCGGAATTGTCCAAAAAGGATGCAACGAAAGCTGTTGATGCTGTGTTCGAATCCATTGCGCAAGCTCTGCAAAACGGAGACAAAGTCCAACTCGTTGGCTTTGGCAACTTCGAGGTTCGCGAACGTTCCGCACGTAAAGGACGCAACCCGCAAACAGGTGAAGAAATCGAAATCCCTTCGAGCAAAATCCCTGCTTTCAAACCAGGCAAAGCGCTCAAAGACGGAATTAAATAA
- a CDS encoding IS701 family transposase, producing MSHTYTLTQHRNWYNIFRQWKLPLYFSKSVMSHITHFVDGMLSSGFTGTLTDIHRESLHHRDRRSLSHFLSHGKWDEQFLKDIVRNIAYQQVKFSAKHNNSPIFVLVDDTVCEKTKPSSQAVDSIQGSAFHHSHLKGKKVYGHAVVEAMLRAGDVVYPFATERYESKSKSKIDLVCDMIRQVPRSHHPTYVLMDSWYPSASVLQVSSEQGFHVISGLKTNRIIYPQGIRQSIKEFASFISKSDTDLVTIGVDSYRVYRYEGKLNLLDNGVVLFCWKEGEELNPKQVKAFLSTDVSLTNKQILSYYSKRWSIETYFRAAKVHLGLDRYQVRSTKAIDRYWALLSFVSMCCIYSGQGNLLDGLHQYRREKKQHWIEYVYKQALSGVALAQIQTQLRAA from the coding sequence ATGTCTCATACGTATACGTTAACACAGCATCGCAATTGGTACAATATCTTTCGGCAATGGAAACTCCCGTTGTATTTTTCCAAATCTGTAATGAGTCACATCACTCACTTTGTAGATGGCATGTTGTCATCTGGATTTACAGGTACCTTAACAGACATACATCGTGAAAGCTTGCACCATCGGGATCGCAGAAGCTTAAGCCATTTTTTATCCCATGGGAAGTGGGATGAACAGTTCCTGAAGGACATCGTACGTAATATCGCCTATCAGCAAGTCAAATTCAGCGCCAAACACAATAACAGTCCGATCTTTGTCCTCGTAGATGATACGGTGTGTGAAAAAACCAAACCTTCGTCACAGGCGGTTGACTCGATCCAGGGATCAGCCTTTCACCACTCTCATCTCAAGGGCAAGAAGGTCTATGGTCATGCTGTAGTGGAAGCCATGCTTCGGGCGGGTGATGTCGTATATCCTTTTGCAACAGAACGTTATGAATCCAAAAGCAAGAGCAAGATTGATCTGGTTTGTGACATGATTCGGCAAGTGCCCAGGTCTCATCACCCTACGTACGTATTAATGGACTCGTGGTATCCTTCAGCCTCTGTTCTTCAGGTGAGTAGCGAGCAAGGATTCCATGTCATTAGTGGTCTGAAGACCAATCGCATCATTTACCCCCAAGGGATTCGCCAATCCATTAAAGAATTTGCTTCGTTTATTTCGAAGTCTGATACCGATCTCGTGACCATCGGAGTAGACTCTTATCGCGTTTATCGATACGAAGGAAAGCTCAATTTGCTGGATAATGGAGTCGTTCTTTTCTGCTGGAAAGAAGGAGAAGAACTGAACCCAAAGCAAGTAAAAGCTTTTCTAAGTACAGATGTTTCTCTAACCAACAAGCAAATTCTGAGCTATTACAGCAAGCGATGGTCGATTGAAACGTATTTTCGAGCGGCGAAGGTCCACCTCGGCTTGGATCGATATCAGGTTCGATCTACGAAAGCGATCGATCGCTACTGGGCGCTGCTATCTTTTGTTTCGATGTGCTGCATTTACAGCGGTCAGGGCAATCTTTTGGATGGATTGCACCAATATCGACGAGAAAAAAAGCAACATTGGATTGAGTATGTCTATAAACAAGCTCTATCCGGAGTAGCTCTCGCTCAAATTCAAACACAGCTTAGAGCTGCATAG
- the mtrB gene encoding trp RNA-binding attenuation protein MtrB — translation MENTDCNDYIVIKAKENGVQVIGLTRGHDTKFHHTEKLDKGEVLIAQFTDHTSAMKIRGKAEVQTKHGVIESES, via the coding sequence ATGGAAAATACCGACTGCAATGATTACATCGTGATTAAGGCGAAGGAGAACGGAGTGCAGGTTATCGGTTTGACCCGGGGGCATGATACGAAGTTCCACCATACCGAAAAACTTGATAAAGGCGAGGTTCTGATCGCCCAATTTACCGACCATACGTCTGCGATGAAAATCCGCGGCAAAGCCGAGGTTCAAACCAAACACGGCGTTATCGAAAGTGAAAGCTAG
- a CDS encoding heptaprenyl diphosphate synthase component 1: MKPYRIPQLIKKYVEYDMIQKHTELPPFPDARVQLLYIFLNQGTNRMNVNSELFSLVTSLVQMGIDTHETIDTQKDKPGEGFMRSRQLKVLAGDYFSSRFYQLLAQKGQIEAVTRLSQAICDVNVLKMNLYGKMKSLLLSAEEYLRQTVQLNMQLFLSFTPLFEESLRDLWNALLRGVSECETLGREMQRSGGDWYLHSYSYWHILEVASEEDQQMLKESKIDIKDWKKLMLKYKAGEHMAEKLRQALESVQSILKNIKGDSRLREIAIILEPFQRQLHTSGSAVGEG; this comes from the coding sequence ATGAAACCGTACCGCATACCGCAACTAATCAAGAAATATGTCGAATACGACATGATCCAAAAACATACGGAGCTGCCGCCATTTCCCGACGCCCGTGTTCAGCTGTTATATATTTTTCTGAATCAGGGGACGAACCGTATGAACGTTAACAGCGAGCTGTTTTCGCTGGTCACTTCCCTGGTGCAGATGGGTATTGATACGCATGAAACGATCGATACGCAAAAGGACAAGCCGGGGGAAGGATTTATGCGTTCCCGTCAGTTGAAGGTTCTCGCCGGAGATTATTTCAGCAGCCGGTTTTATCAGCTCCTGGCCCAAAAAGGGCAAATTGAGGCTGTGACGCGTCTCAGTCAGGCCATTTGCGATGTGAATGTGTTAAAAATGAATTTGTACGGCAAAATGAAGAGCCTGTTATTGTCAGCTGAAGAATACTTGCGGCAAACGGTGCAGCTGAATATGCAGCTGTTTCTTTCTTTTACGCCCCTGTTTGAGGAATCGCTTCGCGATTTGTGGAATGCGCTTCTTCGCGGGGTCAGCGAATGTGAAACCTTAGGAAGAGAGATGCAGCGAAGCGGCGGCGATTGGTATCTACACAGCTATTCCTATTGGCATATCCTTGAAGTTGCAAGTGAGGAAGACCAGCAGATGCTTAAAGAAAGCAAAATTGACATTAAAGACTGGAAGAAACTGATGTTGAAATACAAAGCTGGAGAGCATATGGCTGAGAAATTGCGTCAAGCCCTGGAAAGCGTGCAGTCAATCTTGAAAAACATCAAAGGCGACAGCCGTCTGCGCGAGATTGCCATCATTTTGGAGCCTTTTCAGCGTCAGCTTCATACTTCCGGGTCGGCTGTAGGAGAAGGGTAG
- a CDS encoding demethylmenaquinone methyltransferase yields the protein MNSNTSEPGAHTEGQYEHVHSVFESIAPKYDIMNDILSFRRHKAWRKFTMKKMAIKPGDTAVDICCGTCDWTLSIAEASRSGSIVGLDFSSNMLKVGEQKIRAKQLQDQITLVQGDAMELPFEDNRFDYATIGFGLRNVPDLVKVLEEMKRVVKPGGMVVCLELSKPTWQPFKGIYYFYFQQILPKLGKLFAKRYEQYKWLPDSLALFPGREELASIFRSIGLQHVEAYPLTGGIAALHIGIKENRHV from the coding sequence ATGAATAGTAACACTTCTGAGCCGGGGGCACATACGGAAGGGCAATATGAACACGTTCATTCCGTATTTGAAAGCATAGCTCCCAAGTATGACATCATGAATGATATATTAAGCTTCCGCAGGCATAAAGCCTGGCGTAAATTTACGATGAAAAAGATGGCGATAAAGCCCGGGGATACGGCGGTGGATATATGCTGCGGAACCTGCGACTGGACGCTGAGCATAGCGGAAGCAAGCAGATCCGGCTCCATCGTTGGGCTGGATTTTAGCTCGAATATGCTTAAAGTGGGCGAACAAAAAATTCGCGCCAAACAATTGCAGGATCAGATCACCCTAGTTCAGGGCGATGCTATGGAACTGCCTTTTGAGGACAACCGTTTTGATTATGCGACCATCGGATTTGGTCTGCGAAACGTGCCGGATTTGGTCAAGGTGCTGGAAGAGATGAAACGTGTGGTCAAACCCGGCGGCATGGTGGTCTGTCTTGAATTGTCCAAACCGACCTGGCAGCCGTTTAAAGGCATTTATTATTTTTATTTTCAACAAATTTTGCCCAAACTGGGCAAGCTTTTTGCTAAACGTTACGAGCAATACAAGTGGCTGCCGGATTCGCTGGCACTTTTTCCAGGTAGGGAAGAGCTCGCGTCGATTTTCCGGAGCATCGGTTTACAGCATGTCGAGGCCTATCCCCTCACTGGCGGCATCGCGGCACTACACATCGGGATTAAGGAGAATCGTCATGTTTAG
- a CDS encoding UbiA-like polyprenyltransferase produces MFRKIKIFMEMIKIEHTLFALPFAFMGAILGSVVVNGHLPSWAQIGWILMAMFGARSAAFGLNRMIDQAIDKKNPRTAGRAIPAGLLKNVEVIIFTIISFVLLFWAAYELSPLAVKLLPIAVFMLVFYSYTKRFTWLCHVVLGLTLGLAPLGGWVAVTNNIDWTAMILFITIALWTAGFDVIYAIQDMEFDRKEGLYSIPARFGLHKSLLIARYFHVLTAAGFIALFFITDLSWWYFVGMVISYIILFYEHYILSPNDMSKLQTAFFTMNSVLSIAVFVFTLIDLVVQFH; encoded by the coding sequence ATGTTTAGGAAAATAAAAATTTTTATGGAAATGATTAAAATTGAACATACATTATTTGCCCTTCCGTTTGCTTTTATGGGAGCCATTCTGGGATCGGTTGTAGTGAACGGACATTTGCCGTCATGGGCGCAAATCGGATGGATCCTGATGGCGATGTTCGGGGCAAGGAGCGCGGCATTCGGTCTTAACCGGATGATTGATCAGGCGATAGATAAAAAAAATCCGCGTACGGCTGGCCGTGCAATCCCTGCGGGTCTTTTGAAAAACGTGGAAGTTATCATATTTACGATCATCTCTTTTGTTTTATTGTTCTGGGCTGCTTATGAACTTTCGCCTCTGGCGGTGAAGCTGCTTCCCATCGCCGTATTTATGCTGGTCTTTTATTCTTATACGAAACGTTTTACCTGGCTATGCCATGTGGTGCTAGGTTTGACGCTTGGACTTGCTCCGCTTGGCGGTTGGGTTGCCGTGACCAACAACATCGATTGGACTGCCATGATTCTTTTTATAACGATTGCTTTATGGACTGCAGGTTTTGATGTTATCTATGCGATTCAGGATATGGAGTTTGATCGGAAAGAGGGGCTGTATTCCATACCCGCCCGCTTCGGCCTTCATAAATCCCTCCTCATTGCGCGTTACTTTCATGTTCTAACGGCTGCCGGCTTTATTGCTTTGTTTTTTATCACTGACCTCAGCTGGTGGTATTTTGTCGGAATGGTGATCTCTTATATCATTTTATTTTACGAGCATTATATTTTGTCTCCAAACGATATGAGCAAGCTGCAAACTGCATTCTTCACGATGAACAGCGTGCTTAGTATTGCCGTTTTTGTGTTTACATTAATTGACCTGGTGGTGCAATTTCATTGA
- a CDS encoding UbiX family flavin prenyltransferase, producing the protein MNTESAKRGWVVGITGASGSIYGVRLIEVLLQQGYPVHVVVSNAGWRVLGEELGWSAGKREQVLQEKFGEHPGQLHYHPFADIGATIASGSYQVEGMVIAPCSMGTLSAVASGASDNLMTRAADVMLKEGRTLVLVPRETPLHAIHLENMLKLARLGVKMIPAMPAFYFQPQTIADLVDFQVGKILDSLRIEHRLFTRWNGGQSATKNSE; encoded by the coding sequence ATGAATACGGAAAGCGCAAAACGCGGCTGGGTTGTCGGCATTACCGGAGCCAGCGGTTCCATTTACGGGGTTCGTCTGATCGAGGTCCTTTTGCAGCAGGGTTATCCGGTTCATGTTGTCGTCTCTAACGCCGGTTGGCGGGTTCTCGGCGAAGAACTTGGCTGGTCCGCAGGCAAACGGGAACAGGTTCTGCAGGAGAAATTCGGCGAACATCCCGGACAGCTGCATTATCACCCATTCGCGGATATCGGAGCGACCATTGCCAGCGGTTCCTATCAAGTGGAGGGCATGGTGATTGCGCCGTGTTCAATGGGAACGCTGTCTGCCGTTGCAAGCGGAGCTTCCGATAATCTGATGACGCGTGCGGCGGATGTAATGCTGAAGGAGGGCCGGACGCTTGTGCTGGTGCCCCGCGAGACGCCTCTGCATGCGATTCATCTGGAGAATATGCTGAAGCTTGCCAGGCTCGGGGTCAAGATGATCCCTGCCATGCCGGCTTTTTATTTTCAGCCCCAAACGATCGCCGATCTGGTTGATTTTCAGGTGGGAAAAATATTGGACAGTTTACGCATCGAACATCGGTTGTTTACGCGCTGGAACGGCGGGCAATCCGCCACAAAAAATTCCGAGTAG
- a CDS encoding polyprenyl synthetase family protein produces the protein MKRLDIFGLLKKDMNYIEDELFRSIEGEHKLLNETSMHLLKAGGKRLRPVFVLMGGKFGSYDLEKLKNVAVPLELIHMASLVHDDVIDDADTRRGNLTVKSKWDNRIAMYTGDYIYARALMIAAQLENPQIHQILSKAMVEMSIGEMEQIRDFFNTEQNVRRYLLRIRRKTALLIAISCQLGAVAADADAKTSNLLYRFGYNVGMAFQIQDDLLDLCGTEKQIGKPPGSDMRQGNITLPVIFALQDEEIREPLLREISCIRERNGECDVTGAIKMIKASRGISQAEELADRYIKKGLDALERLPDNRTKKNLRDIAHFVTKRSY, from the coding sequence ATGAAAAGACTAGACATATTTGGCTTGCTAAAAAAAGATATGAACTACATTGAAGACGAGCTTTTTCGGAGCATAGAGGGAGAACATAAGCTGCTTAACGAGACATCGATGCATCTGCTCAAGGCCGGAGGTAAACGCTTGCGCCCCGTATTTGTGCTGATGGGCGGCAAATTCGGCAGCTATGATCTTGAAAAGCTGAAAAATGTGGCGGTACCGCTGGAACTGATCCACATGGCATCTTTGGTTCACGATGACGTGATTGATGACGCGGATACCCGCCGCGGAAATTTGACGGTCAAGTCTAAATGGGACAACCGTATTGCCATGTATACCGGCGATTACATCTACGCCCGGGCCTTGATGATCGCAGCGCAGCTGGAGAACCCCCAGATTCATCAAATTCTGTCCAAAGCCATGGTCGAAATGTCGATTGGCGAAATGGAACAAATCCGTGATTTCTTTAATACCGAGCAAAACGTGCGCCGGTACCTGCTGCGGATCCGCCGCAAAACGGCCCTGCTCATCGCGATCAGCTGCCAGCTTGGTGCGGTTGCCGCGGATGCGGACGCCAAAACCTCTAATTTGCTGTACCGCTTCGGCTATAATGTCGGCATGGCCTTTCAGATTCAGGATGATCTTTTGGATCTGTGCGGGACGGAGAAGCAAATCGGCAAACCGCCGGGCAGCGATATGAGACAAGGGAATATTACGCTGCCTGTTATTTTTGCGCTGCAGGATGAAGAGATTCGCGAACCTCTGCTGCGGGAAATCAGCTGCATCCGCGAACGCAACGGGGAATGCGATGTAACCGGCGCAATCAAGATGATTAAAGCCAGCCGCGGCATTTCGCAGGCCGAAGAGCTTGCGGACCGTTACATAAAAAAAGGGCTCGATGCGCTGGAGCGCCTGCCGGATAACCGGACAAAGAAAAACTTAAGGGATATCGCGCATTTTGTCACCAAGCGGTCTTATTGA
- the ndk gene encoding nucleoside-diphosphate kinase, with product MERTFLMVKPDGVQRGLIGRIIARLEDKGFKMVAGKLIQVSEEQAKRHYAEHEGKDFFDSLVGFITSGPVFAMVWEGDDIIALSRMLMGKTNVKEALPGTIRGDFALHTPHNLIHGSDSPESSAREIANFFEAHELVDYDKSLSPWM from the coding sequence ATGGAACGAACTTTTTTAATGGTCAAGCCTGATGGAGTACAACGCGGTTTAATCGGCAGAATCATTGCAAGACTGGAAGACAAAGGGTTTAAAATGGTGGCAGGCAAACTGATTCAGGTATCGGAAGAGCAGGCTAAACGCCACTATGCTGAACATGAAGGAAAAGATTTTTTTGATAGTCTGGTAGGCTTTATTACATCCGGCCCCGTTTTCGCCATGGTTTGGGAAGGCGATGATATTATTGCCCTTTCCCGTATGCTGATGGGGAAAACCAATGTGAAAGAGGCGCTGCCCGGCACGATTCGCGGCGACTTTGCTTTACATACACCGCATAATCTGATTCACGGTTCCGATTCACCGGAGAGCAGCGCGCGCGAAATCGCGAATTTCTTTGAAGCGCATGAGCTGGTGGATTACGATAAAAGTCTTTCGCCATGGATGTAA